One region of Pogona vitticeps strain Pit_001003342236 chromosome 1, PviZW2.1, whole genome shotgun sequence genomic DNA includes:
- the DSE gene encoding dermatan-sulfate epimerase isoform X1, whose amino-acid sequence MRTHTRGAPSVFFIHMASLALVCNTIENPSPVVPFVNANYDSYPMLYFSRGEIQDLQSKAATTHKHIAMRLDEAVQTMLSNPLEYLPPWDPKDFSARWNEIYGNNLGALAMFCLLYPENMEAIDMAKDYMERMAAQPSWLVKDAPWDEVPLAHSLVGFATAYDFLYNYLSKSQQERFLEVIANASGYMYEASYRRGWGFQYLHNHQPTNCVALLAGSLVLMNQGYLQEAYLWTKQVLAIMEKSIVLLQEVTDGSLYEGVAYGSYTTRSLFQYMFLVQRHFDINHFNHPWLNQHFAFMYRTILPGFQRTVAIADSNYNWFYGPESQLVFLDKFVMRNGSGNWLADQIRKNRVLEGPGTPSKGQRWCTLHTEFLWYDPSLGSVPPPDYGIPKLHYFEDWGVVTYGSALPAEVNRPFLSFKSGKLGGRAIYDIVHKNKYKDWVKGWRNFNAGHEHPDQNSFTFAPNGVPFITEALYGPKYTFLNNVLMFSPATSKSCFYPWEGQVTEDCSSKWLKYKHDLAADCQGKVVAAMERSGIIFIRGEGTGAYNPKLKLKSLQRNLLLIHPQLLLLVDQIHLDNDSPLEMATSFFHNVDVPFEETVIDDVHGAFIRQRDGRYKMYWMDDTGYSEKAVVASRMYPRGYPYNGTNYVNVTTRLRRPITRAVYLFIGPSINVQSFSVHGDSQQLDVFVTTSEHAYAVYLWTGEDKSHSVFAQVIADRQKILFDRASAIRSSPVSEVKDYVKIVEQKLQYFKPVFQQLEKQILSWVRNTDSFRKTAERLLRFSDKRQTEEAIDRIFAISQQQQQQGRAKKNRKVAKGYKFLDTGPNIFAQIEVNERKVRQKAQTLAQNELPVDEDEEMKDLLDFADITYGKHKNSLSVRGRSGLAQMLATARSSAPSMSASYTRLFLILNIVIFFVMLAMQLTWFQRAKSLHGQRCLYAILLIDSCILLWLYSSCSQSQC is encoded by the exons ATGAGGACTCACACACGGGGGGCTCCCAGTGTGTTTTTCATACATATGGCCTCCTTGGCACTAGTCTGCAACACCATCGAAAACCCAAGCCCAGTGGTTCCCTTTGTCAATGCCAACTACGACAGCTACCCAATGCTCTACTTTTCCAGAGGGGAGATacaggatttgcagtccaaggcaGCCACTACCCATAAGCACATTGCCATGCGGTTGGATGAGGCTGTACAGACCATGCTGTCAAATCCTTTGGAATACCTTCCTCCCTGGGACCCCAAGGACTTCAGTGCTCGATGGAATGAAATTTACGGCAACAACCTGGGTGCCCTGGCAATGTTCTGTCTTCTGTATCCTGAGAACATGGAAGCCATTGACATGGCCAAAGACTACATGGAAAGAATGGCGGCTCAGCCTAGTTG gTTAGTGAAAGATGCACCGTGGGATGAGGTCCCTCTTGCTCACTCTTTGGTTGGATTTGCCACTGCTTATGACTTCTTATACAACTATTTGAGCAAGTCACAGCAGGAAAGATTTCTCGAGGTAATTGCCAACGCCTCAGGATATATGTATGAAGCATCCTATAGGCGTGGATGGGGTTTCCAGTACCTACACAACCATCAGCCTACCAACTGTGTGGCCTTGTTGGCAGGAAGCCTGGTTCTAATGAATCAAG GTTATCTTCAGGAAGCATATCTGTGGACTAAGCAAGTCCTGGCCATCATGGAGAAGTCTATAGTTCTTCTTCAAGAAGTGACAGATGGATCGCTGTATGAAGGAGTAGCTTATGGGAGCTACACCACCAGATCTCTTTTCCAGTACATGTTTCTTGTCCAAAGGCACTTTGATATTAACCACTTCAACCACCCCTGGCTTAATCAACATTTTGCTTTTATGTATAGGACAATTTTGCCAG GTTTCCAAAGGACAGTTGCTATTGCAGATTCCAACTACAACTGGTTTTATGGACCGGAGAGCCAGTTGGTGTTCCTGGATAAATTTGTTATGCGCAATGGAAGTGGAAACTGGTTAGCTGATCAGATCAGGAAGAACCGTGTGCTTGAAGGTCCAGGGACACCATCCAAAGGACAACGCTGGTGCACTCTTCACACAGAATTCCTCTG GTATGATCCAAGCCTGGGTTCTGTCCCTCCACCAGACTATGGTATTCCAAAGCTGCATTATTTCGAGGACTGGGGAGTTGTAACATATGGAAGTGCACTGCCTGCCGAAGTCAACAGACCCTTCCTCTCTTTCAAGTCTGGAAAGCTAGGAGGACGTGCAATATATGACATTGTTCATAAGAACAAATACAAAGACTGGGTTAAAGGTTGGAGGAACTTCAATGCTGGCCATGAACACCCCGATCAGAATTCCTTTACTTTTGCCCCCAATGGTGTACCTTTCATAACAGAAGCACTATATGGgccaaaatacacatttctgaacAATGTACTAATGTTTTCTCCAGCTACATCAAAGAGCTGCTTCTACCCATGGGAAGGGCAGGTAACTGAAGACTGCTCATCAAAGTGGCTGAAATACAAGCACGACTTGGCTGCAGATTGTCAAGGGAAAGTAGTTGCTGCTATGGAAAGAAGTGGCATCATCTTTATCAGAGGGGAAGGAACTGGTGCTTACAATCCCAAATTAAAGTTGAAAAGCCTTCAAAGAAACCTATTACTTATACACCCCCAGCTCCTTTTGCTAGTGGACCAAATACATCTTGATAATGACAGTCCCTTGGAGATGGCTACCAGTTTCTTTCACAATGTTGATGTGCCTTTTGAAGAAACTGTTATCGACGATGTCCATGGGGCCTTTATTAGGCAACGAGATGGGAGGTACAAGATGTACTGGATGGATGACACTGGCTACAGCGAGAAGGCTGTTGTTGCCTCAAGAATGTATCCTAGGGGCTACCcttacaatggaaccaattatgtGAACGTCACAACTCGCCTGCGTAGGCCAATCACCAGAGCTGTGTACCTCTTCATTGGACCTTCCATCAATGTCCAAAGCTTCAGCGTCCATGGGGATTCTCAGCAACTGGATGTTTTTGTAACCACCAGTGAGCATGCCTATGCTGTCTATTTATGGACCGGTGAGGATAAAAGTCACTCTGTCTTTGCACAAGTCATTGCAGATAGGCAAAAGATTCTGTTTGACCGAGCCTCTGCCATTAGGAGCTCCCCGGTGTCAGAAGTAAAAGACTACGTTAAGATAGTAGAGCAGAAGCTTCAGTATTTCAAGCCCGTCTTCCAGCAGCTAGAGAAGCAAATCCTTTCTTGGGTACGGAACACAGACAGTTTCAGGAAGACAGCTGAGCGCCTGCTACGATTTTCAGATAAGAGACAAACTGAGGAGGCCATTGATAGGATATTTGCGATctcacagcaacagcagcagcaaggcagggcaaagaagaacagaaaggTGGCGAAAGGCTACAAGTTCCTTGACACTGGCCCTAATATTTTTGCACAGATTGAAGTCAATGAAAGAAAAGTTCGTCAAAAGGCACAAACTTTGGCCCAGAATGAACTTCCTGTGGATGaagatgaggaaatgaaagaTCTCCTTGATTTTGCAGACATCACTTATGGAAAGCACAAAAATAGTTTGTCAGTCAGAGGCCGGTCTGGTCTGGCCCAGATGTTGGCAACTGCTCGAAGTAGTGCTCCTTCCATGTCTGCATCCTACACCCGCCTCTTCCTCATTCTGaacattgtgattttttttgtcatGCTGGCCATGCAACTCACTTGGTTCCAGAGAGCCAAGAGCCTGCATGGCCAAAGATGCCTCTATGCAATCTTACTAATTGACAGCTGTATATTGCTGTGGCTATATTCTTCTTGTTCCCAGTCACAATgctag
- the DSE gene encoding dermatan-sulfate epimerase isoform X2, which produces MYEASYRRGWGFQYLHNHQPTNCVALLAGSLVLMNQGYLQEAYLWTKQVLAIMEKSIVLLQEVTDGSLYEGVAYGSYTTRSLFQYMFLVQRHFDINHFNHPWLNQHFAFMYRTILPGFQRTVAIADSNYNWFYGPESQLVFLDKFVMRNGSGNWLADQIRKNRVLEGPGTPSKGQRWCTLHTEFLWYDPSLGSVPPPDYGIPKLHYFEDWGVVTYGSALPAEVNRPFLSFKSGKLGGRAIYDIVHKNKYKDWVKGWRNFNAGHEHPDQNSFTFAPNGVPFITEALYGPKYTFLNNVLMFSPATSKSCFYPWEGQVTEDCSSKWLKYKHDLAADCQGKVVAAMERSGIIFIRGEGTGAYNPKLKLKSLQRNLLLIHPQLLLLVDQIHLDNDSPLEMATSFFHNVDVPFEETVIDDVHGAFIRQRDGRYKMYWMDDTGYSEKAVVASRMYPRGYPYNGTNYVNVTTRLRRPITRAVYLFIGPSINVQSFSVHGDSQQLDVFVTTSEHAYAVYLWTGEDKSHSVFAQVIADRQKILFDRASAIRSSPVSEVKDYVKIVEQKLQYFKPVFQQLEKQILSWVRNTDSFRKTAERLLRFSDKRQTEEAIDRIFAISQQQQQQGRAKKNRKVAKGYKFLDTGPNIFAQIEVNERKVRQKAQTLAQNELPVDEDEEMKDLLDFADITYGKHKNSLSVRGRSGLAQMLATARSSAPSMSASYTRLFLILNIVIFFVMLAMQLTWFQRAKSLHGQRCLYAILLIDSCILLWLYSSCSQSQC; this is translated from the exons ATGTATGAAGCATCCTATAGGCGTGGATGGGGTTTCCAGTACCTACACAACCATCAGCCTACCAACTGTGTGGCCTTGTTGGCAGGAAGCCTGGTTCTAATGAATCAAG GTTATCTTCAGGAAGCATATCTGTGGACTAAGCAAGTCCTGGCCATCATGGAGAAGTCTATAGTTCTTCTTCAAGAAGTGACAGATGGATCGCTGTATGAAGGAGTAGCTTATGGGAGCTACACCACCAGATCTCTTTTCCAGTACATGTTTCTTGTCCAAAGGCACTTTGATATTAACCACTTCAACCACCCCTGGCTTAATCAACATTTTGCTTTTATGTATAGGACAATTTTGCCAG GTTTCCAAAGGACAGTTGCTATTGCAGATTCCAACTACAACTGGTTTTATGGACCGGAGAGCCAGTTGGTGTTCCTGGATAAATTTGTTATGCGCAATGGAAGTGGAAACTGGTTAGCTGATCAGATCAGGAAGAACCGTGTGCTTGAAGGTCCAGGGACACCATCCAAAGGACAACGCTGGTGCACTCTTCACACAGAATTCCTCTG GTATGATCCAAGCCTGGGTTCTGTCCCTCCACCAGACTATGGTATTCCAAAGCTGCATTATTTCGAGGACTGGGGAGTTGTAACATATGGAAGTGCACTGCCTGCCGAAGTCAACAGACCCTTCCTCTCTTTCAAGTCTGGAAAGCTAGGAGGACGTGCAATATATGACATTGTTCATAAGAACAAATACAAAGACTGGGTTAAAGGTTGGAGGAACTTCAATGCTGGCCATGAACACCCCGATCAGAATTCCTTTACTTTTGCCCCCAATGGTGTACCTTTCATAACAGAAGCACTATATGGgccaaaatacacatttctgaacAATGTACTAATGTTTTCTCCAGCTACATCAAAGAGCTGCTTCTACCCATGGGAAGGGCAGGTAACTGAAGACTGCTCATCAAAGTGGCTGAAATACAAGCACGACTTGGCTGCAGATTGTCAAGGGAAAGTAGTTGCTGCTATGGAAAGAAGTGGCATCATCTTTATCAGAGGGGAAGGAACTGGTGCTTACAATCCCAAATTAAAGTTGAAAAGCCTTCAAAGAAACCTATTACTTATACACCCCCAGCTCCTTTTGCTAGTGGACCAAATACATCTTGATAATGACAGTCCCTTGGAGATGGCTACCAGTTTCTTTCACAATGTTGATGTGCCTTTTGAAGAAACTGTTATCGACGATGTCCATGGGGCCTTTATTAGGCAACGAGATGGGAGGTACAAGATGTACTGGATGGATGACACTGGCTACAGCGAGAAGGCTGTTGTTGCCTCAAGAATGTATCCTAGGGGCTACCcttacaatggaaccaattatgtGAACGTCACAACTCGCCTGCGTAGGCCAATCACCAGAGCTGTGTACCTCTTCATTGGACCTTCCATCAATGTCCAAAGCTTCAGCGTCCATGGGGATTCTCAGCAACTGGATGTTTTTGTAACCACCAGTGAGCATGCCTATGCTGTCTATTTATGGACCGGTGAGGATAAAAGTCACTCTGTCTTTGCACAAGTCATTGCAGATAGGCAAAAGATTCTGTTTGACCGAGCCTCTGCCATTAGGAGCTCCCCGGTGTCAGAAGTAAAAGACTACGTTAAGATAGTAGAGCAGAAGCTTCAGTATTTCAAGCCCGTCTTCCAGCAGCTAGAGAAGCAAATCCTTTCTTGGGTACGGAACACAGACAGTTTCAGGAAGACAGCTGAGCGCCTGCTACGATTTTCAGATAAGAGACAAACTGAGGAGGCCATTGATAGGATATTTGCGATctcacagcaacagcagcagcaaggcagggcaaagaagaacagaaaggTGGCGAAAGGCTACAAGTTCCTTGACACTGGCCCTAATATTTTTGCACAGATTGAAGTCAATGAAAGAAAAGTTCGTCAAAAGGCACAAACTTTGGCCCAGAATGAACTTCCTGTGGATGaagatgaggaaatgaaagaTCTCCTTGATTTTGCAGACATCACTTATGGAAAGCACAAAAATAGTTTGTCAGTCAGAGGCCGGTCTGGTCTGGCCCAGATGTTGGCAACTGCTCGAAGTAGTGCTCCTTCCATGTCTGCATCCTACACCCGCCTCTTCCTCATTCTGaacattgtgattttttttgtcatGCTGGCCATGCAACTCACTTGGTTCCAGAGAGCCAAGAGCCTGCATGGCCAAAGATGCCTCTATGCAATCTTACTAATTGACAGCTGTATATTGCTGTGGCTATATTCTTCTTGTTCCCAGTCACAATgctag